From Ipomoea triloba cultivar NCNSP0323 chromosome 5, ASM357664v1, the proteins below share one genomic window:
- the LOC116020319 gene encoding uncharacterized protein LOC116020319 yields the protein MNPFYTIILFYFLGTYLDFGDQIYACDHCGALFWLEERINKVMGNQNPKYSLCCTHGKIKLPPPSTPPTSIFGLFFNNDVKSTHFLQNIRSYNNMFCFTSMGGKIDRTINNGNSPPVFRLHGQNFHLMGSLLPELRAQDDSTNRLHVDIVQDIKDALDHNNVLVKTFRMARSEIETNPMTEIKIKLIGKRTKDARTYNLPQVGEVAALIVGDIDPNMGQRDILVESKAGHFQRISELNPAYLPLQYPLLFPYGEDGYREDIQFAEVDGRSAARRNRISPREYFSFRLQDKVYEMSTLLYARRLFQQFLVDAYTMIESGRLVYIRTHQKSLRCESYKCLTDALTRGEVDPTAQGKRIILPSSFTGGARYMVQNYQDAMAICRWIGYPSLFIMAICRWIGFLLTCNPKWPEIERFLQARRLKAEDRPDIICRVFKMKLNALIKELRKDNIFGSVLAVIYTIEFQKRGLPHAHILLFLAKSHSASTPRDIDMMISAEVPSDLCDPEYYKAVEEFMMHGPCGSARKSSPCMVNGRCSKFYPKKFVEKSTLDEDGYPIYRRSDNGRTITKNGIELDSRYVVPHNRYLLLKYRAHINVEWCNQSRSIKYLFKYVNKGNDRVTAEFYNSAAEKGTGKEIDEIKMYYDCRYISPCEAAWRIFAFDIQFRNPSVERLSFHLPNEQSIIFDDDDVVGDVVNRPTVAHSMFTAWFEVRGPTCFDDIKTVDGVQYNSFRDACYARGLIEDDKEYVDAITEAALWSSSHSLRKLFVTLLTSNSMAKPENVWEVVRQYLSDDAEFNARRKLNIPDLILNEAQKYNFALIEVEKLLNTWNKSLADYPPMPIPNRSNDWFLGNRLLYEEMAYDREALKQEHESLVSKLTDEQLSIYKKVIQDVQSNKGGLFFVYGYGGTGKTFLWRTMSAALRSKGEVVLNVASSGIASLLLPGGRTAHSRFAIPISINEDSTCNIKQGSPLAELIVKAKMIIWDEAPMMHKHCFEALDRTMRDLMRFSHSKSSEMTFGGKTVVLGGDFRQILPVIPKGTRQDIVQASINSSYLWNNCEVLRLTKNLRLRGITIGEEVEKLETFANWIADLGDGKLGQNNDGECNIVIPSQFVLQNEGDPIKEITYLSCDSVCKSDTNANMLSEVHTTEFLNSLRCSGVPNHSLTLKVGSPIMLLRNIDHSLGLCNGTRLIVTKLGNHVIEAQILCGNNAGTNVLIPRLALTPSDPRLPFKFQRKQFPVMLSYAMTINKSQGQTLSHVGLLLKKPVFNHGQLYVAVSRVSNPDGLKVLICGESRGFLNTKQNVVYKEIFNNL from the exons ATGAATCCTTTCTAtaccataattttattttattttttaggtacCTACTTGGACTTTGGTGATCAAATATATGCATGTGACCATTGTGGTGCTTTATTTTGGTTGGAAGAAAGAATAAACAAGGTTATGGGTAATCAAAATCCCAAGTATTCGCTCTGTTGTACTCATGGGAAGATAAAGTTGCCTCCGCCTTCAACTCCACCGACCTCAATATTtggattattttttaataacgATGTTAAGAGTACCCACTTTTTGCAAAATATTCGATCTTATAACAATATGTTTTGCTTTACTTCCATGGGTGGGAAAATTGATAGGACTATTAATAATGGAAATAGTCCACCCGTATTTAGGTTGCATGGGCAGAATTTTCACTTAATGGGCAGCTTGCTTCCAGAATTACGTGCAC AAGATGATTCTACTAATAGATTACATGTTGATATCGTCCAAGATATTAAAGATGCATTGGATCACAATAATGTTTTAGTCAAAACTTTTAGAATGGCGAGATCAGAGATTGAAACTAATCCCATGACTGAGATTAAGATCAAACTTATTGGAAAGAGGACTAAAGATGCAAGGACATATAACTTGCCCCAAGTTGGAGAAGTTGCTGCATTGATTGTGGGAGATATAGATCCAAACATGGGGCAACGTGATATCTTGGTAGAATCAAAGGCTGGTCATTTTCAAAGAATCAGTGAATTAAATCCTGCATATCTCCCACTTCAGTATCCATTGCTCTTTCCATATGGTGAAGACGGGTATAGAGAGGACATTCAATTTGCAGAAGTTGATGGTAGAAGTGCAGCAAGGAGAAATCGCATTAGTCCCagagaatatttttcttttcgcCTACAGGATAAAGTGTATGAAATGTCAACATTGTTGTATGCTAGAAGgttatttcaacaatttctggTGGATGCATATACTATGATTGAATCAGGGCGCTTAGTATACATTAGGACTCACCAGAAATCCCTTCGATGTGAGTCATATAAATGTTTGACTGATGCATTAACACGTGGAGAAGTAGATCCTACAGCCCAAGGAAAGCGAATCATTTTGCCATCGAGTTTTACTGGAGGCGCAAGATATATGGTTCAGAATTACCAAGATGCAATGGCAATTTGCAGATGGATTGGGTATCCAAGTCTTTTTATTATGGCAATTTGCAGATGGATTGG ATTTTTACTCACATGTAACCCCAAGTGGCCGGAGATTGAAAGATTTTTACAAGCAAGGAGATTAAAGGCTGAGGATAGGCCAGATATTATATGTCGTGTTTTTAAAATGAAGTTAAATGCACTTATAAAAGAGCTTCGGAAAGATAACATTTTTGGATCTGTTTTAGcag TTATCTACACAATTGAATTCCAAAAAAGGGGGTTACCACATGCTCACATATTACTATTTCTGGCCAAAAGTCATTCTGCTTCGACTCCGAGAGATATTGACATGATGATATCTGCTGAGGTACCAAGTGACTTGTGTGATCCTGAGTATTACAAAGCTGTAGAAGAATTTATGATGCACGGACCCTGTGGTTCAGCGAGGAAGAGTTCACCTTGCATGGTGAATGGTAGATGCTCTAAATTCTACCCAAAGAAATTTGTTGAGAAGTCCACTTTGGATGAAGATGGCTACCCTATTTATCGTAGGAGCGATAATGGTCGTACCATAACAAAGAATGGCATTGAGCTTGATAGTAGATATGTTGTTCCACACAACAGGTATTTGTTGCTGAAGTATAGGGCGCATATTAATGTTGAATGGTGTAATCAGTCCCGATCAATTAAGTACTTATTCAAGTACGTCAACAAAGGCAACGACAGGGTTACAGCTGAATTCTACAATAGTGCGGCAGAAAAAGGTACTGGAAAGGAGATAGATGAAATAAAGATGTACTATGATTGTAGGTATATTTCACCATGTGAGGCCGCTTGGAGGATATTTGCATTTGATATACAATTTAGGAATCCTTCTGTTGAGCGATTGAGTTTTCATCTACCAAATGAGCAATCTATcatatttgatgatgatgatgtggtCGGCGATGTTGTCAACCGTCCAACAGTCGCACACAGTATGTTCACTGCATGGTTTGA GGTTCGTGGACCGACTTGCTTTGATGATATCAAAACGGTGGATGGTGTGCAATATAATTCATTTAGAGATGCATGTTATGCACGTGGTTTAATTGAGGATGATAAAGAATATGTTGATGCAATAACTGAAGCAGCATTGTGGTCTTCTTCCCATTCTTTGAGGAAATTGTTTGTTACATTATTGACCTCAAACTCAATGGCCAAGCCAGAAAATGTATGGGAAGTTGTTCGGCAGTACCTATCAGACGATGCTGAATTCAATGctagaagaaaattaaatattccag ATTTAATCctcaatgaagcccaaaaatacaattttgctTTGATTGAAGTTGAAAAGTTGTTGAATACTTGGAACAAGTCATTAGCAGATTATCCACCCATGCCAATACCAAATAGAAGTAATGACTGGTTTTTAGGTAATCGGTTGTTGTACGAGGAAATGGCATATGACCGAGAAGCTTTAAAACAAGAACATGAAAGTTTGGTTTCAAAACTAACTGATGAACAGTTATCAATCTACAAAAAAGTTATTCAAGATGTTCAATCAAATAAAGGTGGGTTGTTTTTTGTTTACGGATATGGTGGCACAGGGAAAACATTTTTATGGAGGACAATGTCAGCTGCTTTAAGATCCAAGGGTGAAGTTGTTTTAAATGTGGCATCAAGCGGTATAGCTTCTTTACTACTACCTGGTGGGAGGACTGCACACTCAAGGTTTGCTATACCCATTTCTATTAATGAAGACTCCACTTGCAACATTAAGCAAGGTAGTCCACTTGCTGAATTAATTGTAAAAGCAAAGATGATCATTTGGGACGAAGCTCctatgatgcacaaacattgttttgaagCATTAGATAGAACAATGAGAGACTTAATGCGTTTCTCACATTCAAAAAGTTCAGAAATGACATTTGGTGGAAAAACAGTTGTCCTCGGTGGTGATTTTAGACAAATACTTCCGGTTATTCCGAAAGGCACAAGACAAGATATAGTACAAGCCAGTATTAATTCGTCTTACTTGTGGAACAATTGTGAAGTTCTTCGTTTAACCAAGAATTTGCGTTTGCGTGGTATTACAATTGGAGAAGAGGTTGAGAAGTTAGAGACTTTTGCAAATTGGATTGCTGATTTAGGCGATGGAAAGTTAGGTCAAAACAATGACGGTGAGTGCAATATAGTTATTCCGTCTCAGTTTGTATTGCAAAACGAAGGTGACCCCATCAAAGAAATT ACATATTTGAGTTGTGATTCGGTGTGCAAGTCAGACACAAAtgctaatatgttatctgaagTACACACCACTGAATTTCTTAATAGTTTGAGGTGTTCAGGTGTTCCAAACCATTCTTTAACATTAAAGGTTGGATCTCCAATTATGCTTTTGAGGAATATAGACCACTCATTGGGCCTTTGTAACGGCACACGGTTGATCGTTACAAAATTAGGCAACCATGTGATCGAAGCTCAAATCCTATGTGGAAACAATGCAGGTACAAATGTTCTTATCCCACGATTGGCATTGACTCCTTCAGACCCAAGacttccttttaaatttcaaaggaaGCAATTTCCAGTTATGTTGTCATACGCAATGACAATCAACAAGAGTCAAGGACAGACGTTATCACATGTCGGACTTTTACTAAAAAAACCCGTCTTTAACCATGGCCAATTGTATGTAGCAGTTTCGAGGGTTAGTAATCCCGATGGTCTTAAGGTTTTAATATGTGGTGAATCTAGAGGCTTTTTGAACACTAAACAAAATGTCGTttacaaagaaatttttaataatttgtaa